From the genome of Epinephelus moara isolate mb chromosome 10, YSFRI_EMoa_1.0, whole genome shotgun sequence, one region includes:
- the ptger3 gene encoding prostaglandin E2 receptor EP3 subtype, translated as MMPRDGCDSVEDLQTTLGTMLDLNVSKPWREGNVTKNSSCGSVSVGFPITMMITGMVGNSLALILVYISYKKKENKRKKSFLLCIGSLALTDLFGQLLTSPIVISVYRAGLKWERIDSSGKLCAFFGVCMTTFGLCSLFLASAMAIERATAITNPHWYSNHMKTSVTKQTLAVIWCLVLLFALLPIAGVGEYTRQWPGTWCFISTGDREVPGNMFFAITFAVLGIFSLLVTLSCNVVTIRGLIIRCKTKSGTSQSSKQWERLTTETVIQLLGIMCVLLICWSPLLVLMLRMISNQVSSHECNSTVIASNHTTNRDIQLDCNFFLTAIRLASLNQILDPWVYLLLREILFRKFCIMANAVSNCSIDEQKETQTALDALNKQNQETNNIHKPQCR; from the exons ATGATGCCTAGGGACGGCTGTGATTCTGTAGAGGACTTGCAAACCACACTTGGAACGATGCTGGACCTCAACGTCTCCAAGCCATGGCGCGAAGGCAATGTCACCAAAAATTCCAGTTGTGGATCTGTATCAGTTGGTTTCCCCATCACAATGATGATCACTGGCATGGTGGGCAACTCGCTAGCTCTGATTCTGGTCTATATCTCTTACaaaaagaaggaaaacaaaaggaaaaagtcTTTCTTGCTTTGCATCGGATCGCTGGCGCTAACCGACCTGTTTGGACAGCTTTTGACGAGTCCAATAGTGATATCAGTTTACAGAGCTGGCCTGAAATGGGAGCGTATCGACTCATCGGGGAAACTGTGCGCTTTTTTCGGTGTGTGCATGACAACTTTTGGCCTTTGCTCTCTCTTCTTGGCCAGCGCCATGGCAATTGAAAGGGCCACGGCGATAACGAATCCCCACTGGTACTCCAATCACATGAAGACAAGTGTGACCAAGCAGACTCTGGCTGTCATATGGTGTCTGGTGTTGCTCTTTGCGCTGCTGCCTATCGCAGGGGTCGGAGAGTACACACGCCAGTGGCCCGGCACTTGGTGCTTTATCAGCACGGGGGACAGGGAAGTCCCGGGCAATATGTTTTTCGCCATCACTTTCGCTGTGCTTGGGATTTTCTCTCTGCTTGTAACACTTTCCTGCAATGTGGTGACGATCCGGGGCTTAATTATCCGCTGTAAAACAAAGTCTGGCACGTCTCAGTCTTCAAAACAGTGGGAACGGCTCACCACGGAGACGGTCATTCAGCTGTTAGGGATTATGTGCGTCCTGCTTATATGCTGGTCTCCTCTGCTG GTGCTGATGCTGAGGATGATCTCCAACCAGGTGTCCTCCCACGAGTGCAACTCAACAGTCATCGCCTCCAATCACACCACTAACCGGGACATCCAGCTGGACTGTAACTTTTTCCTGACAGCGATCCGCTTGGCCTCCCTCAACCAGATCCTGGACCCATGGGTGTATTTGCTCCTCAGGGAGATCCTCTTCCGCAAGTTCTGCATCATGGCTAACGCAGTGTCAAACTGCTCCATAGACGAGCAGAAGGAGACCCAGACGGCGTTGGATGCTCTTAACAAGCAGAACCAAGAGACCAACAACATCCACAAACCGCAGTGCCGCTAA
- the zranb2 gene encoding zinc finger Ran-binding domain-containing protein 2 — translation MSGKSFRVSDGDWICPDKKCGNVNFARRTSCNRCGREKTTEAKMMKAGGTEIGKTLAEKSRGLFSANDWQCKTCGNVNWARRSECNMCNTPKYAKLEERTGYGGGFNERENVEYIEREESDGEYDEFGRKKKKFRGRSNSTPSVKESEKKEVPKAEDDEEEEDEDEEEDGDLSKYKLDDDEEEDEDGDLSKYDLDASDEDDKPAKKKGSRSGSSRSRSSSRSSSSSSRSRSRSRSRSSSSSRSGSRSRSHSRSSSRSGKGSSPRKRSRSPSSSPERGQKRSRSRSSSGERKRRRSRSRSSERRRGHSSGSSHSGSSSKKK, via the exons ATGTCGGGGAAGAGTTTTCGAGTCAGCGACGGGGACTGGATTTGTCCTGATAAAAA GTGTGGGAATGTGAACTTTGCTAGAAGAACCAGTTGTAACAGATGTGGCAGGG AGAAAACCACAGAGGCAAAGATGATGAAAGCTGGAGGAACAGAGATCGGCAAAACTCTGGCTGAGAAGAGTAGAGGCCTCTTCAGTGCAAATGACTGGCAATGCAAAAC ATGTGGCAATGTGAATTGGGCCAGGAGGTCAGAGTGCAACATGTGTAACACACCGAAATACGCCAAGCTTGAAGAGAGAACAG gtTATGGTGGAGGTTTCAATGAAAGGGAGAATGTGGAATACATCGAACGGGAGGAGTCTGATGGGGAATATGATGAA TTtggcaggaaaaagaaaaagtttcgTGGAAGGAGCAACAGCACACCTTCtgtaaaagaaagtgaaaagaaagaAGTGCCGAAAGCTGAGGATGAcgaggaggaagaagatgaagatgaggaggaagatggTGACCTTTCAAAATATAAACTGGAT gatgatgaagaagaagacgagGACGGAGACCTGTCCAAGTACGACCTGGACGCCAGCGACGAGGACGACAAGCCAGCCAAGAAAAAGGGTAGCCGCTCGGGTTCGTCCCGTTCGCGCTCGTCCTCGCGCTCCTCCAGCTCCAGTTCACGGTCGAGGTCCAG gTCCCGCTCTAGAAGCTCATCCAGCTCCAGGTCTGGATCTCGCTCGAGGTCCCACTCCAG ATCCAGCTCCAGGTCTGGAAAGGGCTCCTCTCCCCGGAAGAGGTCCCGCtcaccctcctcctcacctGAGAGGGGACAGAAGCGCAGTCGCTCCAGGTCCTCATCTGGAGAGAGAAAGCGGAGGCGCTCTAGATCACGTTCGTCCGAAAG GCGCCGCGGCCACTCCTCTGGATCCTCCCATTCTGGCTCCAGTTcaaaaaagaaataa